Proteins from a genomic interval of Paenibacillus sp. FSL R5-0623:
- a CDS encoding nicotinate-nucleotide adenylyltransferase has product MKIGIMGGTFDPIHMGHLLAAEAARDSHALDEIWFMPSHVPPHKRGAGASGQQRLDMTEAAVKGVQQYEVLGIEMELGGVSYTIDTMKELWRRHPEHEFYFIIGADMVNYLPKWEQIEELAERLTFIGVGRPGFQLHLDDLPDELQDRVLLAEMPLVDISSTAVRRRLAKGHSVRFMIPDEVHQYIVRSGLYGTKP; this is encoded by the coding sequence GTGAAGATCGGTATCATGGGTGGTACGTTTGATCCGATCCACATGGGACATCTCCTGGCAGCTGAAGCGGCAAGGGACTCACATGCACTGGATGAGATCTGGTTCATGCCTTCCCATGTTCCACCTCACAAACGCGGAGCCGGAGCTTCGGGACAGCAACGTCTCGATATGACGGAAGCGGCTGTGAAGGGTGTGCAGCAATATGAGGTGCTGGGTATCGAGATGGAATTGGGCGGCGTGTCTTATACCATTGATACGATGAAGGAACTGTGGCGTCGCCATCCTGAACATGAATTCTATTTCATTATCGGGGCGGATATGGTGAACTATCTTCCCAAATGGGAGCAGATTGAAGAGCTTGCAGAACGCTTAACCTTTATCGGGGTTGGTCGGCCGGGCTTCCAGTTACATCTCGATGATTTACCAGACGAGTTACAGGATCGGGTCCTGCTGGCCGAGATGCCCTTGGTCGATATTTCATCGACAGCCGTACGCAGACGTCTGGCCAAAGGACATTCGGTACGCTTCATGATTCCTGATGAAGTGCACCAATATATTGTAAGGAGCGGTTTATATGGGACTAAGCCGTGA
- the yqeK gene encoding bis(5'-nucleosyl)-tetraphosphatase (symmetrical) YqeK, which translates to MGLSREELIQAVSGQMPEKRWKHTLGVMESAVMLANKYGADPVKADLAAILHDVAKYWPVAEMEAVIRDNGLNQELLQHDKQLWHSEVGAFVAERDYGVLDSEVINAIRWHTSGRVGMSLLDKVVCLADYIEPGRDFPGVEHIREQAERSLEEGLIAGFDSTISLLISQRRVIYPLTMLSRNDLIARL; encoded by the coding sequence ATGGGACTAAGCCGTGAGGAACTGATTCAAGCCGTATCCGGACAAATGCCGGAGAAACGCTGGAAGCATACACTGGGCGTGATGGAATCGGCAGTGATGTTGGCTAATAAATACGGTGCTGATCCTGTGAAAGCAGATCTGGCAGCGATATTGCATGATGTGGCGAAGTACTGGCCCGTAGCGGAGATGGAAGCGGTCATACGCGATAACGGATTAAACCAGGAACTTCTGCAGCATGACAAGCAGCTCTGGCATTCCGAAGTCGGTGCTTTTGTAGCCGAGCGTGATTACGGTGTATTGGATTCCGAAGTTATTAATGCCATCCGGTGGCATACCTCGGGTCGGGTAGGCATGAGCTTGCTGGACAAAGTGGTATGTCTTGCCGATTACATTGAACCGGGACGAGATTTCCCGGGAGTGGAACACATTCGCGAACAGGCTGAACGTAGTCTGGAGGAAGGTTTAATTGCCGGATTCGATTCGACGATCAGCTTGCTGATCTCGCAACGACGTGTCATTTATCCTTTGACCATGCTGTCGCGGAATGACTTAATTGCACGATTATAG
- a CDS encoding YqeG family HAD IIIA-type phosphatase, translating into MFKMLMPKLRVDTVFDINLEELYAQGYRGIITDLDNTLVGAKAADATPELIEWFARVKEAGFKLMIVSNNNLNRVSLFATPLDIQFVHSARKPSNVPFRRAIKMMELSPENTIVVGDQMLTDVYGGNRMGLYTVLVLPISIGDEGFMTRFNRRVERIALTSLRRKGLWLEEEKKK; encoded by the coding sequence TTGTTTAAAATGTTAATGCCCAAGCTGCGTGTAGACACGGTTTTTGACATTAATCTGGAAGAGCTGTACGCTCAAGGCTACCGTGGAATTATAACTGATCTGGATAACACACTCGTTGGAGCCAAAGCCGCTGACGCTACGCCCGAACTGATTGAATGGTTTGCACGTGTGAAAGAGGCGGGTTTCAAGCTGATGATTGTGTCAAATAACAATTTGAATCGTGTATCCCTGTTTGCGACCCCGCTGGATATCCAGTTTGTGCATAGTGCACGCAAACCATCGAATGTACCGTTTCGTAGAGCAATTAAAATGATGGAGTTATCTCCTGAGAACACGATTGTAGTAGGTGATCAGATGCTTACGGACGTTTATGGAGGGAACCGAATGGGGTTATATACCGTTCTGGTACTACCAATCTCCATTGGGGACGAAGGTTTTATGACCCGCTTCAATCGACGCGTTGAACGGATTGCTCTAACGAGTTTACGCAGGAAAGGCTTATGGCTTGAGGAGGAAAAGAAGAAATGA
- the yqeH gene encoding ribosome biogenesis GTPase YqeH, with protein MTEPHNGNLAVRCSGCGVHLQTENSELPGFIPEKALDREPVICQRCFRIKNYNESSSVTVDQDEFLALLSKIGDKDALVIHIVDLFDFDGSIISGLQRFVGNNPVLLAVNKTDLLPKVTNWNKVRNWVQKQAKEQGLRTVDVVLCSAKQNQGFDRLLELVGTYREDRDVYVVGGTNVGKSTLINRLIRDYSDLEQELTTSRYPGTTLDMVNIPLDDGKYIIDTPGIVYPWRFSEIVSRKDLAAIMPEKPLKPAVYQLNSGQTLFFGGMARFDFVEGDRQSFTCFISTALDIHRTKLERADDLYRDHLGELLSPPTREDAAEMAEWTRHEFRIKRGSQSDVFISGLGWIKVNGDIGALVAVHAPKGIRVQIRPSLI; from the coding sequence ATGACAGAACCGCATAACGGCAATCTTGCCGTAAGGTGCAGCGGATGTGGCGTGCATCTGCAAACAGAAAATTCGGAATTACCAGGGTTTATCCCCGAGAAGGCATTGGATCGTGAACCGGTTATATGCCAGCGCTGTTTCCGCATCAAAAACTACAATGAGTCATCATCCGTTACGGTGGATCAGGACGAATTCCTGGCGCTGCTTAGCAAAATCGGGGATAAGGATGCACTTGTCATCCATATCGTTGATTTGTTTGACTTTGATGGCAGCATTATCTCCGGTCTGCAACGTTTTGTAGGCAACAATCCGGTATTGCTTGCTGTGAACAAAACGGACTTGCTTCCGAAAGTAACCAACTGGAACAAGGTTCGCAACTGGGTACAGAAGCAAGCCAAAGAACAGGGTTTGCGTACCGTGGATGTAGTCTTGTGCAGTGCAAAGCAAAATCAGGGCTTCGACCGACTGCTTGAGCTTGTAGGAACGTATCGCGAAGATCGTGACGTGTACGTGGTTGGCGGTACCAATGTGGGTAAATCCACACTGATTAACCGTCTGATTCGTGATTACAGCGATCTGGAACAGGAGCTGACCACATCCCGTTATCCGGGAACAACGCTGGATATGGTGAACATTCCGCTGGATGATGGAAAATATATTATTGATACGCCTGGAATCGTGTATCCATGGCGTTTCAGCGAGATTGTTTCACGTAAGGATCTCGCTGCCATCATGCCGGAAAAACCGCTTAAACCGGCTGTGTATCAGTTGAATTCCGGTCAGACGCTGTTCTTCGGCGGCATGGCTCGATTTGACTTTGTGGAAGGTGATCGCCAGTCGTTTACTTGTTTTATCAGCACTGCGCTAGATATTCACCGGACGAAGCTGGAGCGTGCAGATGATCTGTACCGCGACCACCTGGGAGAATTGTTGTCTCCGCCAACCCGTGAGGATGCAGCAGAGATGGCTGAATGGACCAGACATGAATTCCGCATCAAACGCGGCAGTCAATCGGATGTATTCATCTCGGGTCTGGGCTGGATTAAGGTGAATGGCGATATTGGAGCACTTGTTGCTGTGCATGCTCCAAAGGGCATTCGTGTACAGATCCGTCCATCCTTAATCTAA
- the rsfS gene encoding ribosome silencing factor, whose protein sequence is MTVSSKELMNMAVAAADDKKASNIVALDLINVSLVADYFVICHGNSDTQVQAIATEIRKQAHAAGATIKGIEGMDSARWVLMDMGDVVVHIFHRDEREYYNIERLWSDAKVVETV, encoded by the coding sequence ATGACAGTATCATCGAAAGAACTTATGAATATGGCGGTTGCTGCCGCTGACGACAAAAAGGCATCCAATATTGTAGCATTGGATCTGATTAATGTTTCTCTGGTGGCGGATTATTTTGTTATTTGTCACGGGAATTCCGATACACAGGTACAAGCCATTGCCACTGAAATTCGCAAACAGGCTCATGCAGCCGGAGCGACGATCAAAGGTATCGAAGGTATGGATTCTGCACGTTGGGTACTGATGGACATGGGCGATGTTGTTGTTCATATCTTCCACCGCGACGAGCGTGAATACTACAACATTGAACGACTCTGGTCTGATGCCAAAGTGGTGGAAACTGTATGA
- the aroE gene encoding shikimate dehydrogenase, translating into MSERNKFNPSFPVLLGVMGDPIAHSKSPAMHNAALQAAGVNGMYMPLHVHPGQLEAAVRGIVALGYRGVNVTIPHKEQVMQYLDVIDESARLIGAVNTIVNESGTLTGYNTDGIGYVRSLKEEAVPELAGKRIAVLGAGGAARGVIYALALEKPEQIHILNRTADRAVALASDLRGHGLGEISGSGMEDAATVLATADIVINTTAAGMHPHVDDVPVDPALIREGAAVSDLIYNPLETRLLRESRMRGCTVHGGLGMFVYQGAVAFEHWLGIPAPVETMRRAVLNSFEV; encoded by the coding sequence ATGTCTGAGCGGAACAAATTCAACCCTTCATTTCCCGTGTTGCTTGGCGTTATGGGTGATCCTATTGCTCATTCCAAATCACCGGCAATGCACAATGCGGCCCTGCAGGCTGCAGGAGTGAATGGAATGTATATGCCACTGCATGTTCATCCGGGTCAATTGGAAGCGGCAGTTCGGGGGATTGTGGCATTGGGCTATCGTGGTGTCAATGTCACGATCCCGCATAAAGAACAGGTGATGCAGTACCTGGATGTGATCGATGAAAGTGCTCGCCTGATTGGTGCGGTGAATACCATCGTCAATGAAAGTGGAACACTGACAGGGTACAATACGGATGGTATTGGCTATGTCCGATCGCTGAAGGAAGAGGCTGTGCCTGAGCTTGCGGGTAAACGTATTGCTGTACTGGGAGCAGGTGGAGCGGCAAGAGGCGTTATATACGCACTTGCATTGGAGAAGCCTGAGCAGATCCACATTCTGAATCGTACAGCGGACAGGGCTGTTGCACTTGCTTCGGATTTACGGGGCCATGGCTTGGGAGAAATCTCGGGCAGTGGCATGGAAGACGCTGCGACGGTATTGGCTACGGCTGATATTGTGATCAACACAACGGCTGCCGGAATGCATCCTCATGTTGATGACGTGCCGGTTGATCCCGCACTAATTCGTGAAGGCGCAGCTGTGAGTGATCTGATCTATAATCCGCTGGAGACCCGTCTGCTTCGAGAGTCGCGGATGCGAGGATGCACGGTGCACGGTGGTCTGGGTATGTTTGTATACCAGGGCGCAGTGGCCTTTGAACATTGGCTTGGCATCCCGGCTCCTGTGGAGACGATGAGACGAGCGGTACTAAACAGTTTTGAAGTGTGA
- a CDS encoding S1-like domain-containing RNA-binding protein, producing MSLIAGTVVSLPVSREVSPFGFFLTTGSEDVLLHYTELTRDIKIGETLEVFVFFDTEDRLAVTMKKPYLMLGEMARLVVADVHPRLGCFLEMGLGRQLLLPIRELPELEELRPQVGDEVFVIMEHDKQGRLRAKLAGERELSPLSFHAPTSWLNEWVEATVYKPLQMGTFVLVEGGVLGFGAIGMIHSSERSHMLRLGEKVKCRVTLVREDGRVNLAMTQLKQVGRNEDADKLLAFMKERPMGGMPYSDATPPDIIKQRFGISKSAFKRALGKLMKDGLVVQKESWTYLSESAPADQSEDK from the coding sequence ATGAGTTTGATTGCTGGAACAGTCGTCTCTTTGCCGGTTTCACGTGAAGTGTCTCCGTTTGGCTTCTTTTTGACGACAGGATCGGAAGATGTACTTCTTCACTATACCGAGTTAACGCGGGATATTAAGATTGGTGAGACGCTTGAGGTATTTGTATTCTTTGATACAGAAGATCGTCTGGCCGTAACGATGAAAAAGCCTTATCTCATGCTCGGCGAAATGGCACGACTGGTTGTGGCTGATGTTCACCCACGACTGGGCTGTTTCCTGGAAATGGGACTTGGACGGCAATTGCTGCTTCCTATTCGTGAACTGCCTGAACTGGAAGAACTGCGTCCTCAAGTGGGGGATGAAGTCTTTGTAATCATGGAACATGACAAACAAGGACGTCTGCGTGCCAAATTGGCCGGGGAACGTGAACTTTCACCATTGTCTTTCCATGCTCCAACTTCATGGTTAAACGAGTGGGTTGAAGCGACGGTATACAAGCCACTGCAGATGGGTACTTTTGTACTTGTAGAGGGCGGTGTACTGGGCTTTGGCGCAATTGGCATGATTCATTCATCCGAACGTAGTCATATGCTGCGTCTTGGTGAAAAAGTGAAATGTCGGGTGACACTGGTACGTGAAGACGGACGTGTGAATCTGGCCATGACTCAACTCAAACAAGTTGGACGTAACGAAGATGCAGACAAGCTGCTCGCCTTTATGAAAGAGCGTCCAATGGGCGGCATGCCTTACTCGGATGCAACTCCGCCGGATATCATCAAGCAGCGCTTTGGCATCAGTAAGTCTGCGTTCAAGCGTGCCTTGGGCAAATTGATGAAGGATGGACTGGTGGTTCAAAAGGAAAGCTGGACGTATCTGTCCGAATCTGCTCCTGCAGATCAAAGTGAAGACAAGTAA
- the yhbY gene encoding ribosome assembly RNA-binding protein YhbY: MLNGKQKRFLRSQAHHLTPVFQIGKGGTNEHLFRHIEDAIEKRELMKVQVLNNNDEDRKEMAEEVARETGSELVQLIGNTIILYKESRDNKQIELPR, encoded by the coding sequence ATGTTAAACGGTAAACAAAAGCGCTTTTTGCGGTCACAGGCACATCACCTGACCCCTGTATTTCAGATTGGTAAAGGTGGAACCAACGAGCACCTGTTCCGTCACATCGAAGATGCGATTGAGAAGCGCGAATTGATGAAAGTGCAAGTGTTGAACAACAATGACGAGGACAGAAAAGAGATGGCAGAAGAAGTTGCCCGTGAAACGGGAAGTGAGCTTGTACAACTCATCGGTAACACAATCATCCTGTACAAAGAATCTCGCGATAACAAACAAATCGAACTACCTAGATAA
- a CDS encoding class I SAM-dependent methyltransferase, protein MSYRKFAYVYDELMEDMPYPDWIRFARTAWEKHGMPKSVAELGCGTGSITIPLVNSGFEVTGIDLSADMLSVARSKMEATPQGHRLYREGSVRWVQQDMREWRVPEPVDSVISFCDCVNYLLEQEDVIRTFQRTYEMLKPDGTFLFDVHHPNTLIRYDEEQPFVLDERSVSYIWTCDLDQDRCEIEHHLSIFSRVDDGNKDMYQRFEEVHVQRAYNPDWMKLELSKAGFRDVKVYADFEWKEAGDSAQRLFYVAVK, encoded by the coding sequence ATGTCTTACCGGAAATTTGCCTATGTGTATGATGAATTAATGGAAGATATGCCTTATCCGGACTGGATAAGGTTTGCAAGAACAGCATGGGAAAAGCATGGAATGCCCAAAAGTGTCGCTGAACTTGGCTGTGGAACGGGCTCCATTACGATCCCGCTCGTGAACTCCGGTTTTGAAGTTACAGGCATTGACCTCTCAGCAGATATGCTGTCGGTTGCGCGCAGCAAGATGGAGGCAACACCTCAGGGTCATCGCTTGTATCGCGAGGGCAGTGTACGTTGGGTGCAGCAGGATATGCGGGAATGGCGAGTTCCGGAACCTGTGGATTCGGTGATATCTTTCTGTGATTGTGTCAATTATTTGCTCGAACAAGAAGATGTCATTCGAACATTCCAGCGGACATATGAGATGCTGAAGCCTGATGGAACGTTCCTGTTTGATGTGCATCATCCCAATACCCTTATTCGTTATGATGAGGAGCAGCCTTTTGTACTGGATGAGCGCTCCGTGTCGTATATTTGGACTTGTGATCTGGATCAGGATCGCTGTGAGATCGAACATCATCTCAGTATTTTTTCGCGTGTGGATGATGGTAACAAGGATATGTATCAGCGGTTTGAAGAAGTTCATGTCCAGCGCGCGTATAATCCGGACTGGATGAAGCTAGAGTTATCCAAGGCCGGTTTTAGAGACGTGAAGGTATATGCGGATTTTGAATGGAAAGAAGCTGGAGACAGCGCACAGCGCTTGTTCTACGTGGCTGTGAAGTAA